The Burkholderia sp. PAMC 26561 genome includes the window CGTTGCACAGCTCGTGATGGTTATCGTATCGATGATGGCGAGTCGGCTGATCAAATGGCGCGGGTATTGGTGGGTGATCTTGATCACATTTCTGGCGTTGCCGCTGCGCGGCGCCATTGCCGCCAGTGTGCTTCATGCGTGGGGGGTGTGGCCTGTGCAGGCACTCGATGGCATCGGCGCTGGCTTGCAAAGCGTGGCGGTGCCGGCGCTTGTTGTTCGCCTCCTTGACGGCACAGGGCGCGTCAATGTGGGGCAGGGCGTTGTCATGACGTGCCAGGCTGCGGGTGCTGCGCTTAGTCCATTATTGGGCGGACTGCTTGCCCATACGTTTGGATACTCAGCCGCATTCCTGGTTTTAGGCGCTGTGTCTACCGCATCGATCGCCTTGTGGCTGGGATTTGGCACCAGTCTTCGTAACGCATGCCGCAGTTCTGAAAGCATATCGATCGAAGGCAAAACCGCAGCTTCGAGTGCCTGACGTACGTGCGGCGCTCAATGGGCCCGTCTGTACTCCTTTACTTTTTGAGAATCGCCGACGTGAATCCAACCTTCCTTTCCTGGGGCATCGCAGCCATGGCTACGGCCGGCGTCATTACGCGCCCGTTCAAATGGCCTGAGGCTATTTGGGCCGTCGCTGGCGCGTTGCTCATTGTCGCTCTGGGTTTGTTGCCTATTACGCAAGCTCTGCAGGCGGTCGCCAAAGGAGCAGATGTATATTTCTTTCTGTTTGGAATGATGTTGCTGTCCGAAGTAGGGCGCCGCGAGGGCTTGTTCGACTGGGTCGCGGTACTTGCGGTCAATCATGCGAAGGGGTCGCCCGCACGCCTGTTTTTGCTGGTGTACTTGGTAGGCGTGGTTGTTACGACATTCCTGTCCAATGATGCTGCCGCGGTTGTGCTGACACCGGCGGTCTTCGCCGCTGCGAAGAAAGCCGATACAAAGCCCTTGCCTTTGTTGTTCGTATGCGCATTCATTGCGAATGCGGCAAGCTTTGTTTTGCCGATCTCGAATCCCGCCAATCTGGTTTTGTACGGTAACCATACGCCCGCGCTGTCTCTCTGGATGGGCCGTTTCATCGTGCCTTCGGTACTGTCCATCGCGGCGACCTATTTCATGCTTCGCTGGGCGCAGCGCCGCGATTTGAGAGGCGAATGCAAGTCTGGCCTGGACAATGTGCCGTTGTCATCCAGCGGCCGCATTGCGCTGGGTGGAATCGCCGTAACTGCGATCGTGCTGCTCCTTGTCTCGGCGTTCGACATGCAGCTTGGCTTGCCGACCGCAATTCTTGGTGCGACGACCGCTGCAATCGTGCTGATCCAGGAGCGGAAATCGCCTTGGGCTCTGGTGAGGGACATCTCCTGGAGTGTCTTGCCTTTGGTTGCCGGGTTGTTCGTGCTGGTGGAGGTGTTGCAGCACACAGGCGTTATCGCGCACCTCGCACAGATGCTCCAGTCCGCTACTCAGCGCGACGAATCATTGAGCGCCGGATTGTCGGGTGGCGTGATCGCGATCGCTTCTAATCTAATGAACAATCTCCCGGCGGGGCTGATTTCGAGTGCGACTGTGATGCAGGCACACAGCCCTGAGCGGGTCATCGATGCGTTGCTGATCGGGGTGGATCTCGGGCCCAATCTCTCGATCACGGGGTCGCTGGCAACCATCCTCTGGTTGAATGCCATCCGGCGTGAAGGCGAAGACGTAGGATTCTGGAAGTTCTTGCAAGTGGGAACGGTAGTGATGATCCCGGCGCTGATCCTGGCGCTAGGTGCACGCGTACTGATCTGACAATCCGGAGAGGACCGATGAGCAATGCATGGATTTATCCTTTCATTATTTTAGGTGGTGTGTTGCAGGCGGCCGGTGCACCAATCAACGGCGTATTGAAGGCATCGTTGGTCAACCCGTGGCTGGCATCGGCGGTCTCTTTCATGCTGGTCACTTTCCTTGCCATAGCGCTGTTCTGGATACAGCCAACCCCGCTGCCGACGCTGACTGAGCTCAAGGACATGAAATGGTGGGCACCGTTGGGCGGCATGGTGGGAGCCGTGGCTGTATTTGCGGGCTTGACATTGGTCCAAAAGGTCGGCGTCGGAGCAATCAACGGGCTGACCATCTGTGCAAATCTGATAGCCTCAATTTTCATTGACCATTTCGGTCTGATCGGCGTGCCGGACCATCCGCTGAGTTGGCTAAGGGCGCTTGGAGCCGTTCTCATGGTAGGTGGCGTGGCGATGGTGATGAAGTTTTAAGTGTCATTCCAAGTGCCATTGCCATTGCCATTGCCACGGTTGATCGCGGGTGTTCGTCCTGCAAGTTGCGTGTACTTGCCGCCCATGATCGCGCGTGTCGATGCCTGGACTGCGACCGTGCCACCGCTTGCATAGACGTCGCCCGATCCAGGCGCGTTGCTCGATGCGAGCAATCAGCTTTCCACTCTGAACCAGCGTGCCCACCTGTATAGGCATTCGACCGGGTTGGCGTCAGCGCACCTGTTCCGCACATGTTGTTTCGCCATGTGTCGAATGCGTGAGGCGGCCCTGGCCTGCGCATCGTCAAGGACTGGAGAGCCCGCGTTCAATGCTGTTGTCCTGACTACGGCACGTCGCTGGTCGGCGCTCCGGGACGGCTGGCGAGTTTCCAGCGAGCACTGGAGCGCAAACGCACTATTTTTTCTAGCGCGTTTGTATCTGGTGCCGCATCACTCGCTGCACCTACACTTCCAGTCACACGGTGCCACATTGCTCCGTGTTGTTAACCCACCCTAAGGAGCATTCATATGAACAAGAATAAGGTCGACGGGACGCTTAAGCAGATCAAGGGCTCGGTGAAGGAAGCGCTGGGTAAAGTGACCGGAAATACGTCACTGGAAGTTGAAGGGGTTGCTGAAAAAACTGCAGGAAAAGTGCAGGAAGGCGTCGGGAAGACGCAGGAGAAAGCCAAGGACATCGCCGATAAAGCAACCGGCAAGGACTGATTCCCGGCATTCGATGACCGGGGCAGATAGACCATCGAAAGTCATCGATGATTCGTCATCCGAAACACTAAAGTAACGAGGTAATCATGTTTGAGAAAGCGGAAGGATCGATCAAAGAAGCTGCTGGGAAGGCGCAAGCCGCGCTCGGCAACGTCACGGGCGATAACGGGTCGCAACTGGAGGGCCGTGCGCGTCAAGCTGCTGGCATAGCTCAGCAATCGTATGGCGAGGCGCTCGACACCGTGCGTGGTGCGACCAAGAGTAACCCGGTGGCGTCGTTGGCGCTTGTCGCAGCGGTGAGTTTTATCGCTGGTGCCATATGGGCGAAGCGCTAGACCGGCTGACAGACATGTCGGGCGGGACCGGCTCGTGCGCTCCCTGAACTAGAATAAAAAGGTAATCCATGAATCGAATCCATACATCTCTTGACCCCCAACCAGTGAACGTATTGCGTGTCTCCTGGGGTGCCGTGTTCGTCGGCCTGTTGCTGGCCATGATGACGTATCTGTTCCTTGGCGTACTGGGCACGGCGATAGGTGCAAGCGCACTCGACCCAATGGGTGAGCGTAATCCGCTTGCTGGCTTCGGCACCGGCGCGGGGATCTGGGTCGGCGTGTCCACGCTCGTGTCGCTTGCGGTCGGAGGGTTTTTCGCGGGGCGGTCCTCGCCACGGCGCGGCGCGCTGCACGGCGTCCTCTGCTGGTCACTGACCACCCTGGTAACGCTCTACATGGTGTCGAGCCTGGCCGGCGGCGCGATCGGTACCGCATCCGGGGTGGCTCGGGCGGGACTGTCGGTGGCGGGTCAGGGCGTCGCTGCAGCGGCTCCGGGCATCGCTTCCGGCGTGAAGGGCGCGCTCAAGAGCAATGGCATCGATATCGATATGACCGATGTCCAGGGACAACTGGAGACGCTATTGCGTCAGACCGGCAAGCCCGCGCTCGACCCGTCAAATCTCAAAGCGTCCGCTCAGGGCGCAGCGAGTGACGGCACTGCGACCGCTGCAGGCGCTGCCGCGAAACCGCAGAACTCCGCCGATGATCTCAGCAGCTTTTTCGATCGATTGAAGCAGAAGGCGTATCCTGCCCTCGACGCGACGGACAAGGAAGCGCTTGTCAACGTCATCATGGCGCGCACCGGCAAAAGTCGTCCTGAAGCACAGACCATCGCGAATAACTACGAGCAGACCTACAACCAGGCACTCGAGAAGTACCGCAGCCTGAAGATCCAGGCCGAACAGAAAGCGCGTCAAGCCGGCGAGGCGGCCGCAACCGGCGTGAGTCATGCAGCGTGGGCGGGCGTCGTGATATTGCTTTTGGGCGCGCTTGTCTCCGGATTTGCCGGGTTTCTGGGACGCCGCAGCAATCCGTTGCGTGAGGAAGTCGTGGTGTAATGGCGACTGATGTATTCTGCCAGTGCCCTTGGTTGCCGCGATCTCTTTTGCTCGCAGCACCAAGGCGCGATTTTTATTATTTCACGACAGTGCAGGCGGCATGGCCGCATCGGCATCCAGGAAGAACCCAACCATGAACGACCGCGTGCTGCGTACCGAGACGGACCGGCGTCAGCTCCAGCAGATCATTACCGGACTGACCGAGGGCGTCATCCTGATCGAGCCGGATCAACGCATTTTGTGGGCGAATGAGGCTGCTCTCGGCATGCATGGCGTGGAAAATGTGAGCGACCTCGGCAAAGACGTGGGGGAGTATCGGGAACGGTTCCGGCTTCGCTATCGTAACAACCATATTCTTTCGAATGGGCAGTATCCAATCGAGCGCGTGATCGCGGGAGAATGTTTTAGCGACGTAGTGGTCGAGGTATTCCCCGCAGATGACGACTCGGTCAACTGGGTGCATCGGGTGCGCAGTCTCGTGCTGACGAACAGCCAGGGCGAACCGGACTGTCTCGCCCTGATCGTTCACGATGCGACTGAATGGGCAAGCGCCGAACAGCGCTTCGAGAAGACCTTCAATGCAAACCCGGCACCTGCGGTGATCTGCCGGTTGAGCGATCAGCGCTACATGAAGGTCAATCAGGGGTTCCTGGAGATGACGGGTTACGTTCGCGAAGACGTCATTGGCCGATCAGTGTATGAACTCGATGTATTCGAAAACGCCGAGAAGCGGGGCATCGCAATCGAACGCCTGAGCCAGGGCGCGACCATCCCCCAAATGGAAGCGGAGCTGAGGCTTCCGGACGGCGGTTTGAAACCCGTCGTGGTGGCGGGACAACCGATCGATATCGGTGAAGAAGACTGCATGCTCTTCACCTTCATGGATCTGGAACCGCGCAGGAAAGCAGAGAGCACACTGCGTCAAAGCGAGGAGCGGTTTCAGAAGGCTTTTCGCATGCTGCCGGTCCCCAGTGCCGTTGTGACCGCAGACGAGTTCGTGATTCTCGATCTCAACGAGGCCTTCACTGTAACGACGGGCTATGCGGCCGAAGACATCATCGGTCGGGCAGGCGCAGATGCGAACGTCTGGATGGGTGATGTCCGCAGCCGACTCGCAAGTCTGCTCGAGAGCGGCACCGGGGTGCGCAACGTCGAGTTCGACGTACGGAAGAAGAATGGCGAGACGATTCGCTGTCTTGTTTCGGCGGAATCAGTCAGCATCAATCGGCAGGATTGCGTGTTGATGGCGTGGCTCGATATCAGTGAACGAAAGCGCTCGGAAATGGAACTCGTCGATGCCATCGAAGCGGTCATGCAGGATGCATCCTGGTTCAGCAAGACCTTGATCGAAAAGCTGGCGAATGTCCGGCGTGCCAATGCGCCGGGAACGTCTGCTGGCCGACTCGATGACCTGACCGCACGGGAGCGCGACGTATTCGATGCCCTGTGTGAAGGGCAGGCCGACAAGGAGATCGCCAAGCACCTCGGTCTCGCATTGAACACGGTTCGTAATCACGTGGCGACCATCTACGCAAAACTCGATCTTCACAGTCGCAGCGAGGTGCTGGTCTGGGCGCGCGAGAATTCTTACTTCGGGCTTGCTGATCGCAAGAACAACAGGTAGCTCATGGTCGTTTGAGTTCTGGACTTGCCGGAAGATGAACATCTAGCCGTGGTGTACGGTGCTACCCGGCTTGCGTGGTACGGCACTCGTTGCCTTTAAAAGCTGGACTACTGCTGCGATAGCCGGGCACCTTCCGGCTCGAGCGGGCCGCCCTGCTCCTCGATTGCCTCGAGCGATTGCGAGCGTGTCTCGATGCCGAACGCGAGCACCACGAGTGCCTGGACCACCAGCAATGCCGCGACGCTGAAGGCGACGTATCGAATGCCACCGGTGCGGTACAGGAGCAGCGTAATGCCGGGCGCGCAAAACGACGCAATCCGTCCGAGTACGGCGCAAAAACCGTTGCCCCGAAGCCGGTAGCGCGTTCCGAACAACTCGGGAATGTAACAGGCAACAGCCAAAGCAACGATTGCATATAGGCAGCAAAAAAGGAGAAAGCCCATTATTGCGGCCATCATCGGCGAGCTCGAGAGCGCGTAGCTCACGCCCATTGCCGCGCCGATTATCGATGCGATCGCGATGCATCGGCGGCGTCCGAAGCGGTCAGTGCAGATGAGACCGATACCCGCGCCTATTGGACCACCCAGCGACATCACCATGCTGTACCCAAGCGATGACGACAGGCTGAGGCCCTGCCTAAGCAAAAAGGTAGGCACCCAGGTGACGAAGCTGTAAATGGCGATGCCAATGACAATCGATATGGTTGAACCGACCAACGTACGCGTCCAGACTTCGCTTGAAAACAGCACAGACAACGGCGGCGTCGGCTCGAGGTCCGGGGGCGTGCCCGACTGCACGGGCGCCCGATAACCCTTGCCATGCACTTCTTCCTCGATGCGGGTCACGATCAGATCGGCTTCTTCCAGCCGGCCTTCGCTTGCGAGCCAGCGGGGCGACTCAGGCATCGATTTACGCGCAACCCAGACAAGCAACGCACCCGCGCCGGAGACGAAAAACATGGAGCGCCAGGTCCACAACGGAATCAGGAAATAACCCGCGAGCGACGACACGAACAGCGCGCTGTTGGTCACCAGCGCGAGCAATGCGGAATAACGGCCCCGCTGCTTCGGCGGCGTCATCTCGATCAGGGTCGAATATCCAACAACGATCTCCGCACCAAGCCCGATACCCATCACGAGCCGACACGCGATGAGCCACGGCATGGAAGGCGCAAAGCCCGCCGCCAGTGACGCAAGACCGAACACGAGAAGATTCGCCTGATAGGTGAAGCGGCGGCCAAAACGGTCGCCGAGCATGCCCGCCAGCGTCCCGCCAATCGCCATGCCGACAAACGTGGCTGATATGAAATAGCCGTTGAGCTGCAGGTTCGACATGCCGCTATGGACCAGCGCACCGAGCACGGAGCCGGCAAGCGTGATGTCGAAGCTGTCGAAGAACATCCCTGCCGCAATGAGCCACAGCATGCGCCGGTGAAAACCGCTGAGCGGCAGCGCGTCAAGGCGCAAGCCAATGGATGCCGGGGATGCCATGTTGTCTCCTGTTTGTTTTTCTGTTTTGTTGCGTCGTTGTGCGTGGCGTCAGCGCGGTTTATCGATGAAACGCGTACGCAGCGCGTCCCAGTCGTCCGAACCCATGCGCTGGAAACGTTCCTTCGCGCTCAGTGCGCTGGCTGCAAGCGGGGGCATGCCGGTTGCGGCCAGCGCCGCCAGTTCCTGCTCGCATACCCGCATCACGCTTGCCAGCAGCAAGCTTGGCAGGATCGCTAGCCGATAGCCCATCTCGCGTACATCGTGCAGCGAGATGTCGGGCGTCTTGCCGCCCCGGACGATGTTGAAGAGACAAGGACCATTCACGCGCCGCGGAATCGCGGCGATTTCGTCGAGGTCGCGCGGCGCTTCGACAAACGCGAGGTCCGCTCCCGCAGCGAGCGCGGCGTTTGCACGCGCGATTGCATCGTCGAGACCGGAGACGCTGTTCGCATCGGTCCGCGCAATGATCACGAAATCCGGATTGCGACGGGCAGCGAGGGCGGCACGGATCTTGGCCACGAACTCTGCGGCGGGTACGAGTTCCTTGCCGTCGAGATGACCGCAGCGCTTGGGCGACACCTGGTCCTCGATATGAATGCCCGCGACGCCCGCCTGCTCGTAAGCGCGTACGGCCCGCGTCACGTTCAGCTCGTTGCCAAAACCAGTGTCGGCATCGGCGATAACCGGCAGGGTGGTGCACGCGACGATGCGCGCCGCGTTCGCAACCATCTCGGTCATTGTGAGCAGTCCATAGTCGGGCAGACCGTAGCTCGCGGCCGTGCCTGCGCCGGTCATGTATAACGCGGTGAACTTCGCCTGCTCGGCGAGCCGCGCCGTGATGCCGTCGTAGACGCCAGGCGCTACCAGCATGTCGCCCGAGCTCAGGTACTGGCGTAGACGTGCCGCAGCGGGGACCTGATTGTTGTCGTTCAAGAGCTTAGTCTCCGAAATGCCCGATAGCGGACCGCGCGTTGAAAATCAGGCCGCGCTGACCGGCGATGATGTCGGCGTCCATTCGCGCAGGCTCATGCCCATGAGCGCCGCCTGACGTTTTTCATACGCTTCGAATGCCTGCGAGCGAGCGCTTCCGCGCAAGCCGCCGCGCACTGCGCCAGCGCGTATGTCGCCGAAATATTCGAGCCAGTTTTCCGGCAGCGGCTGCGCGTTCGGGATGGACAGCCACAGACGCAGCAGATGACGCTTCATGTCCGGCTCCTCGTAGTCCTCAAAGCCGGTTCGGGAATGGATCGTGACGTAGTTGTTGAGCAGTTGCAGGTCGCCACGCTCGAGCGACATCGAAAAGCAGAAGCGCGGGTCCGTCATCGTTTCATCGAGCAGATCCAGTGCGGCGGTCTGAAGGGTTGAAAGACGCGGAACGTCGTCGAAATCGCGCTGTGCTGCGACGATATTCTTACGGTTCGTGCGCATGGCGAAATGCTCCGGCTGGTCGCCAACGATCGGGCAGCAATAGTAAGGCGGCTGGGCCGGGTCCTGAGCGCCTTGATAGCTGAAATAATAAGGTCCGCGCAACGCATTTGCGAGTTCTGGATGCTGGCGCTGCATATCCTCGAACACGGCGATCGAGCTGACGACCTTGCTCTCGCCGCCCGTTCTCGCGGCTCGACGGCATAGCAGGCCGACTACATCGCATGAGTCCATGTGGAAATCAAGTGATGCGTTCGTGTTGTAACCCCGGCCGTTCGTGGTCTTGTACGAGGAACCTACATCGCGTACATCGTTGAGGATGTCGCTCGCGCGGTTTTGCGTGCGCGCCACACCGATGTGCAGGCCCATGCCCCAGTAAGCAAGACGGGTGTCGTCCTCACTCCATCGGTCCACTGGAAAGCCTTTCAGCAAACACATGCCCCAGCGGCCCTGGGTCGTATCCACCGCGCGTTGCAACGCGTTCCGAGACACGGCGGTCAGCGGGAAATCGTCGGGGGTCATCTCAAGAAGGTCGCGGCCGAGCGTTTTTGCATGCGCGAGTGCGACGTCGAATCCGGCCACTTCGTCGGCGCTCAGACGCTGCATCCAGGATGTGTCGTCTTTCGCGTCGGTCGCGAGCCACGGAACGGGTCTGAAGCTGTTCATTGCTGTCATGTCTCCGGCTGTCTGAATTGTCAGCGGCGGGATGGAGTGAACTCCCGCTGCATATCTTGCAAAAAGTATAGGCTCGGCGGATAGTCAATAAAAGTGACTTTATTTCACTCCTTAGATAAGAGATCTTGATGAAACTGGAAGCGTTCGAAACGCTTGGAGCGGTTCTCTCCGAGGGTTCGTTTGCCGCTGCCGCGGCCGCGATGAACCTTACGCCGAGCGCGGTGAGCATGCAGATGAAACATCTCGAACAGTATCTCGGCCAACCACTGTTCAGGCGTGCCGGCTTGCGCGTACAACCGACCGTAATGGCGCATCAGGTGATTGCCGCGATGCGCGAGGGCCTGCAACAGATCGACGTGCTGAGGCGTCGCAATACCGTCGTCGTGGAAGGAACCATTCGGCTCGGCCTGATTGAATCGATCCAGCCCATGCTGCTGCCCGGGACCATGCGCGTGCTCCGGGATACCCATCCGCGACTCCTGCTGAGGCCGCAGCGGGGACGAAGCGCGGGTTTGACGGCCGACGTCAAGGCAGGTGTGCTAGACGCAGCAGTGGCCGCGCA containing:
- a CDS encoding arsenic transporter — translated: MNPTFLSWGIAAMATAGVITRPFKWPEAIWAVAGALLIVALGLLPITQALQAVAKGADVYFFLFGMMLLSEVGRREGLFDWVAVLAVNHAKGSPARLFLLVYLVGVVVTTFLSNDAAAVVLTPAVFAAAKKADTKPLPLLFVCAFIANAASFVLPISNPANLVLYGNHTPALSLWMGRFIVPSVLSIAATYFMLRWAQRRDLRGECKSGLDNVPLSSSGRIALGGIAVTAIVLLLVSAFDMQLGLPTAILGATTAAIVLIQERKSPWALVRDISWSVLPLVAGLFVLVEVLQHTGVIAHLAQMLQSATQRDESLSAGLSGGVIAIASNLMNNLPAGLISSATVMQAHSPERVIDALLIGVDLGPNLSITGSLATILWLNAIRREGEDVGFWKFLQVGTVVMIPALILALGARVLI
- a CDS encoding DMT family transporter; this translates as MSNAWIYPFIILGGVLQAAGAPINGVLKASLVNPWLASAVSFMLVTFLAIALFWIQPTPLPTLTELKDMKWWAPLGGMVGAVAVFAGLTLVQKVGVGAINGLTICANLIASIFIDHFGLIGVPDHPLSWLRALGAVLMVGGVAMVMKF
- a CDS encoding CsbD family protein, producing the protein MNKNKVDGTLKQIKGSVKEALGKVTGNTSLEVEGVAEKTAGKVQEGVGKTQEKAKDIADKATGKD
- a CDS encoding YrzE family protein, with product MNRIHTSLDPQPVNVLRVSWGAVFVGLLLAMMTYLFLGVLGTAIGASALDPMGERNPLAGFGTGAGIWVGVSTLVSLAVGGFFAGRSSPRRGALHGVLCWSLTTLVTLYMVSSLAGGAIGTASGVARAGLSVAGQGVAAAAPGIASGVKGALKSNGIDIDMTDVQGQLETLLRQTGKPALDPSNLKASAQGAASDGTATAAGAAAKPQNSADDLSSFFDRLKQKAYPALDATDKEALVNVIMARTGKSRPEAQTIANNYEQTYNQALEKYRSLKIQAEQKARQAGEAAATGVSHAAWAGVVILLLGALVSGFAGFLGRRSNPLREEVVV
- a CDS encoding helix-turn-helix transcriptional regulator — protein: MNDRVLRTETDRRQLQQIITGLTEGVILIEPDQRILWANEAALGMHGVENVSDLGKDVGEYRERFRLRYRNNHILSNGQYPIERVIAGECFSDVVVEVFPADDDSVNWVHRVRSLVLTNSQGEPDCLALIVHDATEWASAEQRFEKTFNANPAPAVICRLSDQRYMKVNQGFLEMTGYVREDVIGRSVYELDVFENAEKRGIAIERLSQGATIPQMEAELRLPDGGLKPVVVAGQPIDIGEEDCMLFTFMDLEPRRKAESTLRQSEERFQKAFRMLPVPSAVVTADEFVILDLNEAFTVTTGYAAEDIIGRAGADANVWMGDVRSRLASLLESGTGVRNVEFDVRKKNGETIRCLVSAESVSINRQDCVLMAWLDISERKRSEMELVDAIEAVMQDASWFSKTLIEKLANVRRANAPGTSAGRLDDLTARERDVFDALCEGQADKEIAKHLGLALNTVRNHVATIYAKLDLHSRSEVLVWARENSYFGLADRKNNR
- a CDS encoding CsbD family protein yields the protein MFEKAEGSIKEAAGKAQAALGNVTGDNGSQLEGRARQAAGIAQQSYGEALDTVRGATKSNPVASLALVAAVSFIAGAIWAKR
- a CDS encoding isocitrate lyase/PEP mutase family protein, which produces MNDNNQVPAAARLRQYLSSGDMLVAPGVYDGITARLAEQAKFTALYMTGAGTAASYGLPDYGLLTMTEMVANAARIVACTTLPVIADADTGFGNELNVTRAVRAYEQAGVAGIHIEDQVSPKRCGHLDGKELVPAAEFVAKIRAALAARRNPDFVIIARTDANSVSGLDDAIARANAALAAGADLAFVEAPRDLDEIAAIPRRVNGPCLFNIVRGGKTPDISLHDVREMGYRLAILPSLLLASVMRVCEQELAALAATGMPPLAASALSAKERFQRMGSDDWDALRTRFIDKPR
- a CDS encoding MFS transporter; translation: MASPASIGLRLDALPLSGFHRRMLWLIAAGMFFDSFDITLAGSVLGALVHSGMSNLQLNGYFISATFVGMAIGGTLAGMLGDRFGRRFTYQANLLVFGLASLAAGFAPSMPWLIACRLVMGIGLGAEIVVGYSTLIEMTPPKQRGRYSALLALVTNSALFVSSLAGYFLIPLWTWRSMFFVSGAGALLVWVARKSMPESPRWLASEGRLEEADLIVTRIEEEVHGKGYRAPVQSGTPPDLEPTPPLSVLFSSEVWTRTLVGSTISIVIGIAIYSFVTWVPTFLLRQGLSLSSSLGYSMVMSLGGPIGAGIGLICTDRFGRRRCIAIASIIGAAMGVSYALSSSPMMAAIMGFLLFCCLYAIVALAVACYIPELFGTRYRLRGNGFCAVLGRIASFCAPGITLLLYRTGGIRYVAFSVAALLVVQALVVLAFGIETRSQSLEAIEEQGGPLEPEGARLSQQ
- a CDS encoding TauD/TfdA family dioxygenase, yielding MNSFRPVPWLATDAKDDTSWMQRLSADEVAGFDVALAHAKTLGRDLLEMTPDDFPLTAVSRNALQRAVDTTQGRWGMCLLKGFPVDRWSEDDTRLAYWGMGLHIGVARTQNRASDILNDVRDVGSSYKTTNGRGYNTNASLDFHMDSCDVVGLLCRRAARTGGESKVVSSIAVFEDMQRQHPELANALRGPYYFSYQGAQDPAQPPYYCCPIVGDQPEHFAMRTNRKNIVAAQRDFDDVPRLSTLQTAALDLLDETMTDPRFCFSMSLERGDLQLLNNYVTIHSRTGFEDYEEPDMKRHLLRLWLSIPNAQPLPENWLEYFGDIRAGAVRGGLRGSARSQAFEAYEKRQAALMGMSLREWTPTSSPVSAA